In one Cervus elaphus chromosome 9, mCerEla1.1, whole genome shotgun sequence genomic region, the following are encoded:
- the ZNF358 gene encoding zinc finger protein 358 isoform X1 translates to MATAEAGAGELQVPAAPAAALGRPLSLPGSAWRGRRAEGAAGGAGGRGASCGPRGRRRARRAGQGRGAPDPAPEAGTSTPGMRRSVLVRNPGHKGRRPDYEELDSDSEDLDPDPEELDPASENLEPEPEDLHTVSEDVDPSYEDLEPVSEALDAEVDAPGSISGIHDSDPQDLDPLSSSFDDPDVIGPVPLILDPNSDTLSPAAAPDLDSLSSDLPATPEVLTAAPAVLPAPASPPRPFSCPDCGRAFRRSSGLSQHRRTHSGEKPYRCPDCGKSFSHGATLAQHRGIHTGARPYQCAACGKAFGWRSTLLKHRSSHSGEKPHHCPVCGKAFGHGSLLAQHLRTHGGPRPHKCPVCAKGFGQGSALLKHLRTHTGERPYPCPQCGKAFGQSSALLQHQRTHTAERPYRCPHCGKAFGQSSNLQHHLRTHTGERPYACPHCSKAFGQSSALLQHLHVHSGERPYRCQLCGKAFGQASSLTKHKRVHEGAAAAAAAAAAAAGLGLSPTSMLRPGQASLLGPDAVSVLSPGPSSGLDPDPGSALGSLPNPNPIPTSGSGSSPIPDSVLSSDPKPGRNANSDLLASPDHRSGLSPDTDPVPSPDPNSKSHPDPGSPSRDTVSPALPTGESPRWVQEQEALLGPDG, encoded by the exons aTGGCGACGGCCGAGGCGGGCGCGGGCGAACTACAAGTCCCAGCAGCCCCCGCTGCGGCCCTCGGCCGGCCCCTCTCGCTCCCCGGGAGCGCCTGGCGGGGCCGCAGGGCCGAGGGGGCCGCCGGCGGGGCTGGCGGGCGGGGGGCTTCCTGCGGGCCCCGGGGGCGCCGGCGGGCGCGGCGGGCCGGGCAGGGGAGAGGGGCGCCGG ATCCTGCCCCAGAAGCCGGTACTTCCACACCAGGGATGAGGCGTTCCGTCTTAGTCAGGAACCCAGGCCACAAAGGCAGGAGGCCTGATTATGAAGAGCTTGACTCAGACTCAGAAGACCTAGACCCCGACCCAGAAGAGCTGGACCCAGCTTCTGAAAACCTGGAGCCTGAGCCGGAAGACCTCCACACTGTCTCTGAGGACGTGGACCCCAGCTATGAAGATCTGGAGCCTGTCTCCGAGGCTCTGGATGCCGAGGTGGATGCTCCAGGCTCCATCTCGGGGATCCATGACTCCGACCCCCAAGATCTCGACCCCCTGTCTTCAAGTTTCGACGACCCCGACGTCATCGGCCCCGTTCCCCTGATCCTCGACCCTAACAGCGACACTCTCAGTCCCGCTGCCGCCCCAGACCTGGACTCCCTCTCCTCCGACCTCCCTGCCACCCCTGAGGTCCTGACCGCCGCCCCGGCGGTGCTCCCTGCACCTGCCAGCCCACCCCGGCCCTTCTCCTGCCCCGACTGCGGGCGAGCCTTCCGCCGCAGCTCGGGGCTGAGCCAGCACCGCCGCACGCACAGCGGCGAGAAGCCCTACCGCTGCCCCGACTGCGGCAAGTCATTCAGCCACGGCGCCACGCTGGCGCAGCACCGGGGCATCCACACTGGCGCGCGGCCCTACCAGTGCGCCGCGTGCGGCAAGGCCTTCGGTTGGCGCTCCACCCTGCTCAAGCACCGCAGCAGCCACAGTGGCGAGAAGCCTCACCATTGCCCGGTGTGTGGCAAAGCCTTCGGCCACGGCTCACTGCTGGCGCAGCACCTGCGCACGCACGGCGGCCCGCGGCCGCACAAGTGCCCGGTGTGCGCCAAGGGCTTCGGGCAGGGCTCGGCGCTGCTGAAGCACCTGCGCACGCACACGGGCGAGAGGCCGTACCCGTGTCCGCAATGCGGCAAGGCCTTCGGGCAGAGCTCGGCGCTGCTGCAGCACCAGCGCACGCACACGGCCGAGCGCCCCTACCGCTGTCCCCACTGCGGCAAGGCCTTTGGCCAGAGCTCCAACCTGCAGCATCACCTGCGCACGCACACGGGCGAGCGGCCCTACGCCTGCCCCCACTGCTCCAAGGCCTTTGGGCAGAGCTCCGCGTTGCTGCAGCACCTACATGTGCATTCGGGCGAGCGCCCCTACCGCTGCCAGCTCTGCGGCAAGGCCTTCGGCCAAGCCTCCAGCCTCACCAAGCACAAGCGCGTGCACGAGGGTGCGGCTGCAGCTGCGGCTGCCGCCGCTGCCGCTGCCGGCCTGGGCCTCAGCCCCACTTCGATGCTAAGGCCAGGGCAGGCCTCCCTCCTGGGTCCGGATGCTGTCTCAGTGCTCAGCCCTGGCCCTAGCTCTGGCCTTGACCCTGACCCTGGCTCTGCACTGGGCTCTCTCCCCAATCccaaccccatacccaccagtgGCTCTGGATCTAGCCCCATCCCTGATTCTGTCCTGTCTTCTGACCCTAAGCCTGGGCGCAATGCCAATTCCGACCTCCTGGCTAGCCCTGACCACAGATCTGGCCTCAGCCCCGACACAGATCCTGTGCCCAGCCCTGACCCCAACTCCAAGTCCCACCCTGACCCCGGCTCTCCCAGCCGTGACACTGTCAGCCCAGCCCTCCCTACGGGCGAGAGTCCCAGGTGGGTGCAAGAACAAGAAGCCCTGCTCGGGCCTGATGGCTGA
- the ZNF358 gene encoding zinc finger protein 358 isoform X2 — protein sequence MDLSFPPEEEPRMERGAEPWSWVLETSSAGSPDFYPDPAPEAGTSTPGMRRSVLVRNPGHKGRRPDYEELDSDSEDLDPDPEELDPASENLEPEPEDLHTVSEDVDPSYEDLEPVSEALDAEVDAPGSISGIHDSDPQDLDPLSSSFDDPDVIGPVPLILDPNSDTLSPAAAPDLDSLSSDLPATPEVLTAAPAVLPAPASPPRPFSCPDCGRAFRRSSGLSQHRRTHSGEKPYRCPDCGKSFSHGATLAQHRGIHTGARPYQCAACGKAFGWRSTLLKHRSSHSGEKPHHCPVCGKAFGHGSLLAQHLRTHGGPRPHKCPVCAKGFGQGSALLKHLRTHTGERPYPCPQCGKAFGQSSALLQHQRTHTAERPYRCPHCGKAFGQSSNLQHHLRTHTGERPYACPHCSKAFGQSSALLQHLHVHSGERPYRCQLCGKAFGQASSLTKHKRVHEGAAAAAAAAAAAAGLGLSPTSMLRPGQASLLGPDAVSVLSPGPSSGLDPDPGSALGSLPNPNPIPTSGSGSSPIPDSVLSSDPKPGRNANSDLLASPDHRSGLSPDTDPVPSPDPNSKSHPDPGSPSRDTVSPALPTGESPRWVQEQEALLGPDG from the exons atg GACCTGAGCTTCCCACCAGAGGAGGAGCCCAGGATGGAGAGAGGGGCAGAGCCATGGAGCTGGGTGCTGGAGACCTCTAGTGCTGGGTCCCCTGACTTCTATCCAG ATCCTGCCCCAGAAGCCGGTACTTCCACACCAGGGATGAGGCGTTCCGTCTTAGTCAGGAACCCAGGCCACAAAGGCAGGAGGCCTGATTATGAAGAGCTTGACTCAGACTCAGAAGACCTAGACCCCGACCCAGAAGAGCTGGACCCAGCTTCTGAAAACCTGGAGCCTGAGCCGGAAGACCTCCACACTGTCTCTGAGGACGTGGACCCCAGCTATGAAGATCTGGAGCCTGTCTCCGAGGCTCTGGATGCCGAGGTGGATGCTCCAGGCTCCATCTCGGGGATCCATGACTCCGACCCCCAAGATCTCGACCCCCTGTCTTCAAGTTTCGACGACCCCGACGTCATCGGCCCCGTTCCCCTGATCCTCGACCCTAACAGCGACACTCTCAGTCCCGCTGCCGCCCCAGACCTGGACTCCCTCTCCTCCGACCTCCCTGCCACCCCTGAGGTCCTGACCGCCGCCCCGGCGGTGCTCCCTGCACCTGCCAGCCCACCCCGGCCCTTCTCCTGCCCCGACTGCGGGCGAGCCTTCCGCCGCAGCTCGGGGCTGAGCCAGCACCGCCGCACGCACAGCGGCGAGAAGCCCTACCGCTGCCCCGACTGCGGCAAGTCATTCAGCCACGGCGCCACGCTGGCGCAGCACCGGGGCATCCACACTGGCGCGCGGCCCTACCAGTGCGCCGCGTGCGGCAAGGCCTTCGGTTGGCGCTCCACCCTGCTCAAGCACCGCAGCAGCCACAGTGGCGAGAAGCCTCACCATTGCCCGGTGTGTGGCAAAGCCTTCGGCCACGGCTCACTGCTGGCGCAGCACCTGCGCACGCACGGCGGCCCGCGGCCGCACAAGTGCCCGGTGTGCGCCAAGGGCTTCGGGCAGGGCTCGGCGCTGCTGAAGCACCTGCGCACGCACACGGGCGAGAGGCCGTACCCGTGTCCGCAATGCGGCAAGGCCTTCGGGCAGAGCTCGGCGCTGCTGCAGCACCAGCGCACGCACACGGCCGAGCGCCCCTACCGCTGTCCCCACTGCGGCAAGGCCTTTGGCCAGAGCTCCAACCTGCAGCATCACCTGCGCACGCACACGGGCGAGCGGCCCTACGCCTGCCCCCACTGCTCCAAGGCCTTTGGGCAGAGCTCCGCGTTGCTGCAGCACCTACATGTGCATTCGGGCGAGCGCCCCTACCGCTGCCAGCTCTGCGGCAAGGCCTTCGGCCAAGCCTCCAGCCTCACCAAGCACAAGCGCGTGCACGAGGGTGCGGCTGCAGCTGCGGCTGCCGCCGCTGCCGCTGCCGGCCTGGGCCTCAGCCCCACTTCGATGCTAAGGCCAGGGCAGGCCTCCCTCCTGGGTCCGGATGCTGTCTCAGTGCTCAGCCCTGGCCCTAGCTCTGGCCTTGACCCTGACCCTGGCTCTGCACTGGGCTCTCTCCCCAATCccaaccccatacccaccagtgGCTCTGGATCTAGCCCCATCCCTGATTCTGTCCTGTCTTCTGACCCTAAGCCTGGGCGCAATGCCAATTCCGACCTCCTGGCTAGCCCTGACCACAGATCTGGCCTCAGCCCCGACACAGATCCTGTGCCCAGCCCTGACCCCAACTCCAAGTCCCACCCTGACCCCGGCTCTCCCAGCCGTGACACTGTCAGCCCAGCCCTCCCTACGGGCGAGAGTCCCAGGTGGGTGCAAGAACAAGAAGCCCTGCTCGGGCCTGATGGCTGA
- the ZNF358 gene encoding zinc finger protein 358 isoform X3, which translates to MERGAEPWSWVLETSSAGSPDFYPDPAPEAGTSTPGMRRSVLVRNPGHKGRRPDYEELDSDSEDLDPDPEELDPASENLEPEPEDLHTVSEDVDPSYEDLEPVSEALDAEVDAPGSISGIHDSDPQDLDPLSSSFDDPDVIGPVPLILDPNSDTLSPAAAPDLDSLSSDLPATPEVLTAAPAVLPAPASPPRPFSCPDCGRAFRRSSGLSQHRRTHSGEKPYRCPDCGKSFSHGATLAQHRGIHTGARPYQCAACGKAFGWRSTLLKHRSSHSGEKPHHCPVCGKAFGHGSLLAQHLRTHGGPRPHKCPVCAKGFGQGSALLKHLRTHTGERPYPCPQCGKAFGQSSALLQHQRTHTAERPYRCPHCGKAFGQSSNLQHHLRTHTGERPYACPHCSKAFGQSSALLQHLHVHSGERPYRCQLCGKAFGQASSLTKHKRVHEGAAAAAAAAAAAAGLGLSPTSMLRPGQASLLGPDAVSVLSPGPSSGLDPDPGSALGSLPNPNPIPTSGSGSSPIPDSVLSSDPKPGRNANSDLLASPDHRSGLSPDTDPVPSPDPNSKSHPDPGSPSRDTVSPALPTGESPRWVQEQEALLGPDG; encoded by the exons ATGGAGAGAGGGGCAGAGCCATGGAGCTGGGTGCTGGAGACCTCTAGTGCTGGGTCCCCTGACTTCTATCCAG ATCCTGCCCCAGAAGCCGGTACTTCCACACCAGGGATGAGGCGTTCCGTCTTAGTCAGGAACCCAGGCCACAAAGGCAGGAGGCCTGATTATGAAGAGCTTGACTCAGACTCAGAAGACCTAGACCCCGACCCAGAAGAGCTGGACCCAGCTTCTGAAAACCTGGAGCCTGAGCCGGAAGACCTCCACACTGTCTCTGAGGACGTGGACCCCAGCTATGAAGATCTGGAGCCTGTCTCCGAGGCTCTGGATGCCGAGGTGGATGCTCCAGGCTCCATCTCGGGGATCCATGACTCCGACCCCCAAGATCTCGACCCCCTGTCTTCAAGTTTCGACGACCCCGACGTCATCGGCCCCGTTCCCCTGATCCTCGACCCTAACAGCGACACTCTCAGTCCCGCTGCCGCCCCAGACCTGGACTCCCTCTCCTCCGACCTCCCTGCCACCCCTGAGGTCCTGACCGCCGCCCCGGCGGTGCTCCCTGCACCTGCCAGCCCACCCCGGCCCTTCTCCTGCCCCGACTGCGGGCGAGCCTTCCGCCGCAGCTCGGGGCTGAGCCAGCACCGCCGCACGCACAGCGGCGAGAAGCCCTACCGCTGCCCCGACTGCGGCAAGTCATTCAGCCACGGCGCCACGCTGGCGCAGCACCGGGGCATCCACACTGGCGCGCGGCCCTACCAGTGCGCCGCGTGCGGCAAGGCCTTCGGTTGGCGCTCCACCCTGCTCAAGCACCGCAGCAGCCACAGTGGCGAGAAGCCTCACCATTGCCCGGTGTGTGGCAAAGCCTTCGGCCACGGCTCACTGCTGGCGCAGCACCTGCGCACGCACGGCGGCCCGCGGCCGCACAAGTGCCCGGTGTGCGCCAAGGGCTTCGGGCAGGGCTCGGCGCTGCTGAAGCACCTGCGCACGCACACGGGCGAGAGGCCGTACCCGTGTCCGCAATGCGGCAAGGCCTTCGGGCAGAGCTCGGCGCTGCTGCAGCACCAGCGCACGCACACGGCCGAGCGCCCCTACCGCTGTCCCCACTGCGGCAAGGCCTTTGGCCAGAGCTCCAACCTGCAGCATCACCTGCGCACGCACACGGGCGAGCGGCCCTACGCCTGCCCCCACTGCTCCAAGGCCTTTGGGCAGAGCTCCGCGTTGCTGCAGCACCTACATGTGCATTCGGGCGAGCGCCCCTACCGCTGCCAGCTCTGCGGCAAGGCCTTCGGCCAAGCCTCCAGCCTCACCAAGCACAAGCGCGTGCACGAGGGTGCGGCTGCAGCTGCGGCTGCCGCCGCTGCCGCTGCCGGCCTGGGCCTCAGCCCCACTTCGATGCTAAGGCCAGGGCAGGCCTCCCTCCTGGGTCCGGATGCTGTCTCAGTGCTCAGCCCTGGCCCTAGCTCTGGCCTTGACCCTGACCCTGGCTCTGCACTGGGCTCTCTCCCCAATCccaaccccatacccaccagtgGCTCTGGATCTAGCCCCATCCCTGATTCTGTCCTGTCTTCTGACCCTAAGCCTGGGCGCAATGCCAATTCCGACCTCCTGGCTAGCCCTGACCACAGATCTGGCCTCAGCCCCGACACAGATCCTGTGCCCAGCCCTGACCCCAACTCCAAGTCCCACCCTGACCCCGGCTCTCCCAGCCGTGACACTGTCAGCCCAGCCCTCCCTACGGGCGAGAGTCCCAGGTGGGTGCAAGAACAAGAAGCCCTGCTCGGGCCTGATGGCTGA
- the ZNF358 gene encoding zinc finger protein 358 isoform X4, with product MRRSVLVRNPGHKGRRPDYEELDSDSEDLDPDPEELDPASENLEPEPEDLHTVSEDVDPSYEDLEPVSEALDAEVDAPGSISGIHDSDPQDLDPLSSSFDDPDVIGPVPLILDPNSDTLSPAAAPDLDSLSSDLPATPEVLTAAPAVLPAPASPPRPFSCPDCGRAFRRSSGLSQHRRTHSGEKPYRCPDCGKSFSHGATLAQHRGIHTGARPYQCAACGKAFGWRSTLLKHRSSHSGEKPHHCPVCGKAFGHGSLLAQHLRTHGGPRPHKCPVCAKGFGQGSALLKHLRTHTGERPYPCPQCGKAFGQSSALLQHQRTHTAERPYRCPHCGKAFGQSSNLQHHLRTHTGERPYACPHCSKAFGQSSALLQHLHVHSGERPYRCQLCGKAFGQASSLTKHKRVHEGAAAAAAAAAAAAGLGLSPTSMLRPGQASLLGPDAVSVLSPGPSSGLDPDPGSALGSLPNPNPIPTSGSGSSPIPDSVLSSDPKPGRNANSDLLASPDHRSGLSPDTDPVPSPDPNSKSHPDPGSPSRDTVSPALPTGESPRWVQEQEALLGPDG from the coding sequence ATGAGGCGTTCCGTCTTAGTCAGGAACCCAGGCCACAAAGGCAGGAGGCCTGATTATGAAGAGCTTGACTCAGACTCAGAAGACCTAGACCCCGACCCAGAAGAGCTGGACCCAGCTTCTGAAAACCTGGAGCCTGAGCCGGAAGACCTCCACACTGTCTCTGAGGACGTGGACCCCAGCTATGAAGATCTGGAGCCTGTCTCCGAGGCTCTGGATGCCGAGGTGGATGCTCCAGGCTCCATCTCGGGGATCCATGACTCCGACCCCCAAGATCTCGACCCCCTGTCTTCAAGTTTCGACGACCCCGACGTCATCGGCCCCGTTCCCCTGATCCTCGACCCTAACAGCGACACTCTCAGTCCCGCTGCCGCCCCAGACCTGGACTCCCTCTCCTCCGACCTCCCTGCCACCCCTGAGGTCCTGACCGCCGCCCCGGCGGTGCTCCCTGCACCTGCCAGCCCACCCCGGCCCTTCTCCTGCCCCGACTGCGGGCGAGCCTTCCGCCGCAGCTCGGGGCTGAGCCAGCACCGCCGCACGCACAGCGGCGAGAAGCCCTACCGCTGCCCCGACTGCGGCAAGTCATTCAGCCACGGCGCCACGCTGGCGCAGCACCGGGGCATCCACACTGGCGCGCGGCCCTACCAGTGCGCCGCGTGCGGCAAGGCCTTCGGTTGGCGCTCCACCCTGCTCAAGCACCGCAGCAGCCACAGTGGCGAGAAGCCTCACCATTGCCCGGTGTGTGGCAAAGCCTTCGGCCACGGCTCACTGCTGGCGCAGCACCTGCGCACGCACGGCGGCCCGCGGCCGCACAAGTGCCCGGTGTGCGCCAAGGGCTTCGGGCAGGGCTCGGCGCTGCTGAAGCACCTGCGCACGCACACGGGCGAGAGGCCGTACCCGTGTCCGCAATGCGGCAAGGCCTTCGGGCAGAGCTCGGCGCTGCTGCAGCACCAGCGCACGCACACGGCCGAGCGCCCCTACCGCTGTCCCCACTGCGGCAAGGCCTTTGGCCAGAGCTCCAACCTGCAGCATCACCTGCGCACGCACACGGGCGAGCGGCCCTACGCCTGCCCCCACTGCTCCAAGGCCTTTGGGCAGAGCTCCGCGTTGCTGCAGCACCTACATGTGCATTCGGGCGAGCGCCCCTACCGCTGCCAGCTCTGCGGCAAGGCCTTCGGCCAAGCCTCCAGCCTCACCAAGCACAAGCGCGTGCACGAGGGTGCGGCTGCAGCTGCGGCTGCCGCCGCTGCCGCTGCCGGCCTGGGCCTCAGCCCCACTTCGATGCTAAGGCCAGGGCAGGCCTCCCTCCTGGGTCCGGATGCTGTCTCAGTGCTCAGCCCTGGCCCTAGCTCTGGCCTTGACCCTGACCCTGGCTCTGCACTGGGCTCTCTCCCCAATCccaaccccatacccaccagtgGCTCTGGATCTAGCCCCATCCCTGATTCTGTCCTGTCTTCTGACCCTAAGCCTGGGCGCAATGCCAATTCCGACCTCCTGGCTAGCCCTGACCACAGATCTGGCCTCAGCCCCGACACAGATCCTGTGCCCAGCCCTGACCCCAACTCCAAGTCCCACCCTGACCCCGGCTCTCCCAGCCGTGACACTGTCAGCCCAGCCCTCCCTACGGGCGAGAGTCCCAGGTGGGTGCAAGAACAAGAAGCCCTGCTCGGGCCTGATGGCTGA